The Vibrio gazogenes DNA segment AGTCCGATAAGCTAGTGATTGTATCCGTAATTTGATTCGCGCTGATCAATGGAATCAACGGTTTGACAATATCTTGCTGACCAATGCCAACCGCAGCAAATGAACTGCTGGTTAATGGCACCCGGCTCGCTTCAACCGCACTTTGCTTAGAATCATGAACAATATAACCACCGCAGCGGTGATGTTCTTCATGCATGTTGTGCGATAGCTCGGCCAAATCCTGTGGATCAACCTGTCCAACCCAGACAAGTGGATTATCGACCACAGACTGAGCCTGAATCGGTTGAGTGACGGATTCCAGCAACGTGCCTTTTGCATCTGCACCTATCGATATCCAGACTTTGTTGGCGTCAGTCTGCGAGTCTTCTGCCGCGAGCAGTGATGTACTGAACAGTGTCAGTATGACCGCCAGACCGGTTTTTGTGTATTTCATATTGTTCTGATCTCCCTATCGTAGGCTCTTGATCTGAGTGGTAAAAAGGCGTTAAAGGCCAGCGTTACTAAACTAGCAAACCCAAGCAAGATAAGGGAATGAATCAATGCAAATTAATTCATAATCAGAATGTAAACAACAGTGAGCATAAGAATGTTAATAAATATTTATATTGTTTATATTTGTGTAAAATTGTGAATGTGTGACAGCCGTCCGTATTTCTTGTTGCCATCGAGACTGCTTATTGTAAGAGTCGGGGGAGTGCAATTTTTTAGACTATTTTGTATTCAATATTGCCCTTTACTATTGTTGATTCGCATAAGAAAAAAACTATACCCTGATGTGAATCAACAAAGAGTAATGACAAAGTTGCAATACTCATTCACAATATGAACACTTAATCTTCGGTGCAAAAAAAGATCGGGTAACATTGCAAAAAAAGTGACATGATGTGCTGAGAAGATCGGTTTGTTTTGACATCAACAACCGGATACAACTATCTATTAGAATGACATTCCCAATATTTTAGAGGGTGAGCATGATTAAAAAGATCGGGATATTAACAAGTGGCGGTGATGCTCCAGGGATGAACGCTGCGATTCGTGGCGTTGTACGCACTGCATTAGGCGCTGGTTTAGAAGTTTTTGGCATCTATGATGGCTATCTGGGGCTTTATGAAGACCGGATCGTCCAGTTAGATCGTTCGAGTGTTTCGGACGTGATTAACCGGGGTGGCACATTTCTGGGGTCAGCGCGTTTCCCTGAATTTAAAGAGGTTCACGTTCGTGAAAAAGCGATTGAGAACCTACAAAAGCATGGTATCGAAGCTCTGGTTGTGATCGGTGGTGATGGTTCTTATATGGGTGCGAAGAAGCTGACAGAAATGGGATATCCATGTATCGGTCTGCCGGGCACCATTGATAATGATATCGCCGGTACCGATTATACCATCGGTTATTTGACAGCTTTGAATACCGTGATTGATGCGATCGACCGCTTGCGTGATACTTCATCATCTCACCAACGGATTTCTATTGTTGAAATCATGGGACGTCATTGTGGTGATTTAACACTGATGTCAGCGATTGCTGGTGGATGTGAATATATTATTACCCCGGAGACGGGATTGAATATGGATGAGTTGATTTCCAATCTGAAAGATGGCATCGCGAAAGGGAAGAAACATGCCATTATTGCGCTGACTGAGCTGATGATGGATGCCAATGTTCTGGCGAAGAAGATTGAAGAAGCAACGAAACGTGAAACACGAGCGACTGTGCTTGGTCACATTCAGCGTGGTGGTCGTCCGACAGCATTTGATCGGGTTTTAGCGTCTCGGATGGGGAACTACGCGGTTCACCTTCTGCTGGAAGGTCATGGTGGTCGTTGTGTCGGTATTCAGAAAGAAGATCTGGTTCACCACGACATCATCGATGCGATCGAGAATTTGAAGCGTCCTGTTCGCCAAGATCTATACAAAGTTGCTGAAGAACTGTTTTAAGGTTTTTTCGTAGCACATATTAATAAAGACCGCAGAGAGCGGTCTTTTTTTGTATTGGATATTAAGTAAAGTGATTTTTTTTAGGACTGTGTCTGTGCTGACAAGCGCCTCCCAATATGTAGCATCGAGAGGGCTGTCACTTATATCAGACGATCCACATCCGTTCTTCCGGATCTTTTCTGTTCAGGTAATGCGTGGATTGAATCCGACGGATCGTCCGGCACTTACCGCGAATGAGCAGCGTTTCAGTGACGGCAATATTACCTTGACGCGTAACACCATCGAGCAAGTCACCTTTGGTGATGCCTGTTGCTGAGAAAATCACATTATCACTGCGGACCATGTCTTCCATCTTCAGCACTTTACCGGCTTCTACGCCCATGATCTGACAACGTTCGATCTCTTGCTGACCGATCTGTCGGTTTTCATCGCTATCCCCCTTGACTTCGTGACGAGGCAGAAGGCGGCCATGCATATCACCGTCTAGCGCACGAATCACGGCAGCAGAGACCACACCTTCCGGTGCGCCACCGATACAATACATCACATCCACTTCACTATTGGGCATACAGGTTAAAATTGAAGCGGCTACGTCACCGTCGGGAACGGCAAAGACGCGGACGCCCCACTGTTGCATCTCGGCAATGATTTGATCGTGACGAGGCTTCGCCAATGTAATCACGACCAGTGTATCCAGTGATTTACCTAGTGCTTGTGCGACATGTTCGAGATTCTGTTTGAGGGGTTGATTGAGATCGATACATCCTTTGGCTCCCGGGCCGACAACCAATTTTTCCATGTACATATCGGGTGCTTTCAAAAAGCTCCCTTTCTCCGCAGCCGCCAATACAGAGAGCGCGTTAGACTGTCCCATGGCGGTCATGCGAGTTCCTTCTATTGGATCGACAGCGATATCGACTTCATCGCCGCCCAACCCAACCTTTTCGCCAATATAGAGCATCGGGGCATCATCTATTTCCCCTTCGCCAATCACTATCTCACCCGTGATTTCTGTTTTATTCAACAGGCTTCGCATGACTTCGACAGCAGCACCATCCGCTGCATTTTTATCACCGCGCCCAAGCCATTTATACCCGGCTAAAGCTGCACCTTCGGTCACTCGGGAAAAGGCCATTGCTAAATCACGTTTCATGTGAACTCCATCTTGACGGAAAACTGAGAAATTTGCGTCGAATTTTAGCATATCCCGACGAAAACGTTTGCTGAAATGCTTATGGATAATTGCACTTGATCAAGCGATCCTCAGATCTTCAACCGTATTTTAGTGCTCAAGTGTGATGAAACCCGCCACGAAGAACAACAAAAGTAAGAATTGTGTCAATTGACGTCGGTTTTTTAATCGAATAGTGAAAATATTCAATATAGAGCGTGTTTCTCCAGCCATGGCTGAGTAGAATGAACAACTAGGTACAATCATCATTGCAAGCGCAGAATCGTAAAGGGTATAAGCATGTCTTTTGAAGTGTTAGAAAAATTAGAAGCCAAAATTCAAACTGCCGTTGATACAATCACACTCCTTCAAATGGAAGTTGAAGAATTAAAAGAAGAAAAACAGAAATTGATTGAAGAAGCGACTCAGATGAAAACGAGTCGTGATGAACTGGAACAGCGCGTACAGGACATGCAGCAAGAGCAGACTGCATGGCAGGAACGTATTCGCAATTTACTTGGTAAGATGGAAGAGATGGAGTAAGTCGCGAGGCTTTCTATATCAAAGCGATCTGGTCCAAGCTTTCTATCTCACAAACACGATATGAAAAATGCCGACATGTCTGTCGGCATTTTTCATGAGAGCGCCCATATACGATTTATGCTTGTGGCCGGATGCCCAGCGTATGGCATAGTGCATAGGTCATCTCTGCCCGGTTCAGTGTATAAAAATGGAAGTCTTTCACGCCTTCACGACAGAGTATCCGGACCATGTCGATGGCTTGGCTCGCACCGACAAGCTGGCGCGTCACGGGGTCATTGTCTAATCCGTCGAATTGTTTACTCATCCATCCCGGTACTTTGACATGGTTCTGTGCGGCAAAGCGAGATGCCTGATTAAAGTTGGATACTGGGAGTATGCCCGGTACGATTTCGACCTCGATACCAGCGCTGACACAGCGGTCCCGAAATCGCAGATAACATTCAACATCAAAGAAAAACTGAGTGATGGCACGGTTCGCGCCCGCATCCGCTTTACGTTTGAGATTCAGCAAATCAGCCTGAGCACTCTTGGCTTCAGGATGAACTTCAGGAAAGGCTGCGACAGAAATATCAAAGTCATGCCGGGATTTGAGTAAGGCCACCAAATCAGAAGCGTACATTTCCGGTTTACCTCTGCCCGGAGGAATGTCACCCCGGAGCGCAACTATGTTCTTGATGCCGTTGTTCCAGTAGTCATCGGCAATCTGACTCAACTCTTCGCGACTGGCATCAATACAAGTGAGGTGAGGTGCTGCTACTAATCCAGTCTGGGATTTAATTTCTTTAATAATGGTATGGGTTCTGTCCCGCTCTCCGGAATTCGCTCCGTAGGTAACCGAGACAAATTTGGGCTGTAAGGTTTTCAAGCGATGAACGGAGTTCCAGAGCGTTTCTTCCATTTGCGGAGTACTGGGTGGGAAAAACTCAAAAGAGACATTAAGGTCCCCGGATAATTCACTAATGTTCTGATTCAGTGCATCAATATGTCCAGCATATGAGTATCCCATCTTTTCTCTCTCCGTGAATGATGGTTAATCGAATCCAAATCGACGTTTAGACGTCTATATGTCTAGATATTCTATTGAATTGTTTTTAATGTCAACAATATAAGTATGAATATTATTCATGTTGATATGAAGGTTTTCACATCTATTTGTGTCTCAACTCATTTAGTTTAGAAACAAATCAGGAGCCTTTCGGCTCCTGAACGATGAAATATGTGATCGAGAATGGATTTGTTATAACAAGCTGGAAAGTAGATTAATATCTGACTGGATCGCCCCCGCAGTGACGTCTCGCCCGGCACCCGGACCGCGAATCACTAAAGGATTGTCTTTATACCATTTACTTTCGATGGCAAAGATATTGTCGCACGGCAGAAGATTGGCTAATGGATGCTCCCGATGTAAGGCTTCTACTCCGACGGAGGCCTTTCCTGATTTCTCCAAACGAGCGACATAACGCAGCACTTTATCCTCTCTCTGTGCTTTTGCCAGCCGTTCAGCAAGCTGAATGTCGAGTTGAGCACTTTGGTCAAGAAAGTCATCCAAAGAGAGGCATTGTAGTTCTTCCGGTACCAGTGATTCGACAGTGACTTGATTGGGTTCAATATCCAGACCGGACTCCCGCGCCAGAATGACCAATTTTCTCATCACGTCGGAGCCATCTAAATCATTTCTCGGATCGGGTTCGGTTAAGCCTTGTTGCCAAGCCAGATCAACCAATTCACTAAATGGAACCGTCCCGTCATATTGTTGGAATAACCAAGACAATGTTCCTGAGAAAATCCCGGACAGAGCGACAATCTCATCTCCGCTTTCCCGCAGATCTCTCACCGTATGGTTGATTGGCAGACCAGCCCCGACCGTTGCATTGTAGAACCAGTGACGGCTGATCTTTGCAAAAGAGTCTTTGACCTGATAGTAGTATTCGCTGCTTGATGAGCCTGCGACCTTGTTCGCAGAAATAAGGTGCATTCCCTGTTCTGCGATTTGAATATATTGCCCGGCGAGTTCAGCACTGGCAGTCACATCCAGTACAATGACATCATCATAGCCGCGGATCTGCCCGAGTTTGAGCAGCCATCCTTGACCATCGTTAGGCGTGGATTCTTCAAGAAAATGCTGTTCGACCTGTGTTGGGTCAATCCCCCGTTCATCAAACCAGTAGGTCTGACTATCGATGATCGCCACCAGTTCAAAATTCATTCCCCGGCGCTTTTCCAGTTCGGCTTTCTGTTCCGCAAAGAGCTTGAGCCAACTTGAGCCAATATTACCTTTGCCGCAGAGTGCGAGTGCCACACGTTTCTGTGCCTGAAAAAGGTGATTGTGCAGTTGGTTGACTAATGTGTCGATGGATGTATGACGTAGTATCGCGACCAGACTCAGCTCTGATTCACAGAGAAATTCAATCGGAGCTTGTTTGAGCTGTTGATAAAAACCGAAACAGTGGTTGGCATTTTTGGTCACGCCAGCCCCCACAGCAGCAACCAGTGAATAGCCTTCTTTGAGGCGAATCTCCGCTTCAATCGCGGCATCTTGCAAATAGGACAAAGCGCCAGCAGCAATTTCAGCCGTGTAAGCAAGCTGGATGCGATACTGGTCTTCTTGTTTATCATAAGCAAGCGGTGTGAGCTGGGCTCGCTTGAGTTGTTCTATCACCTGTTTGTATTGGCGTTGAAAATCATGTCCGCGTGAGAAACTCAGTTCAATCAGCAAGACTTCATCCAGAGACGTGATGATTTTGGCACCCCGTCCTGAAGCAAGTACCCGTTCAATATGAGTTGAGCCGGCTTCTGGGTCATAGCTACACCGGAGATGCAGATCAATCGCACTTTGCGCCACGGGCTGTAATGTCCGGCTGTGTAAGACGGGGGCCGCGAGACGAGCCAGTTCGCTGGCTTCATCCAGACGGAGCAGCGGCAGCAGGCAGGCATCAGTGACGAGTCTCGGGTCTGCACTGTATACACCGGCGACATCACTCCAAATGGTCACCCGCTCGACTTCGGCCAGTGCGCCAATAATGGTTGCTGAGTAATCGGAACCATTACGCCCCAGCAAAACGGTTTCTCCGGCTTCGTCTTGAGCGATGAAGCCTGTCATCACGATCCGTTGATGACCGTGTTGAGCCAGAATTTCTTTCAGCAGCGGGTACGACTGAGCACGGTCGATTTCCGGTTGGGTCTCTCGGTGAGCGCGTAAAAATGCTCTGGCGTCTTGTGCAATTGCCATTAATCCTTGCTGATTGAGTAATGCGGCCATTAAACGGGATGACCAAATCTCACCATGAGCCAATACGAACGCCTGTTGAGCGTCATCCAGTGGTGCACGGAGTTCTGCGAGGGTCATGCACTCATCCGTCAGCCGGTTTGTCAGTGCTTGAGCGGCTTCTCCTTCGAGCAAGTCTGCAATCAACTGGTGTTGAAAGTGTTGAATCTGCCCCAAAATTTCTTGGGCCTGTTGTGGCTCGACGGTGAGATTTTCAATAAAAGCAATGAGTTGATTGGTTGTTTTGCCCGCTGCAGAAACCACAACTAGATCGTGACTTTGCGAATACTCTTTGAGAATTTGAGCAACGCGGCGATAACATGCCGGATCAGCCAGACTACTTCCTCCGAATTTATGGAGGTGGCGTACGGTGGTCATCAACAATTCTCCTTTACCCAGTTTAGGGATTGATCCAGATCGGCAATCAAGTCATCGGCATCTTCTAAGCCGACCGAGAGCCGTAATAGTTGGAGCGAAATACCGGCCTTGTTGAGCGCTTCCTCACCCATCGCACGATGGGTCATTGTTGCCGGATGACAAATTAAACTTTCGACACCACCGAGTGACTCAGCTAATGAAAACAGATTGAGTCGGCTTACAAATTGTTGCAGCGCTTCATAGCTTCCCGCGAACTCAAAGCTGAGCATCGAACCAAATCCGCTTTGCTGTTTTTTCGCAATGTCATGACCGGGATGGTTGGGTAAACTCGGATGATAAATGGTTCCAATCAGTGCTTGAGACTGCAAGTAAGTGAGAATCTTCAGTGAGCTTTCTTCATGGCAGCGCATTCTTGCGCTCAAGGTGCGCAGCCCTCTGAGTGTCATATAACTATCGAATGGGGTACCGGAGGCGCCGATACAGTTTGCCCACCAAGAAAGCTGTTCAGCATGCGCTTCGGTTTTGCTGATGATTACACCGCCAATCACATCTGAGTGGCCATTGATATACTTTGTCGTCGAATGGATCACAAAGTCAGCACCCAGCGATAAAGGTTGTTGGTAGACTGGGGTCAGGAAGGTATTATCAACAGCGACTAAAGTACCGACCTGTTTTGCCTGCTGACAGATTTTTTTGATATCAACGATGCGAACGAGCGGGTTGGATGGTGTTTCCAGCAAGATAAGTTTCGGTTTCTGGGCGAAAGCTTCCGCGAGCGCTGCATCGTCGCATTGATCAACGAATGACACTCGGAAGTCACCTTTATTGGCGCGGGAATTGAATAAACGATATGTGCCGCCATAGCAGTCATTCGGTGCGATGATGAGATCATCGGGGCCGATAAAGGCAGAAACCCATAGATTAAGCGCTGATGTACCACAGTTGGTTATCACGGCGCCCTGACCGCCTTCCAGTTCGTAAAGTGTTTGTTCCAGCAGTCCGCGGTTCGGATTACCGGAACGGGTATAATCGTACTGAGGGACTTCACCGAATGCCGGAAATCCATAATTCGTTGAGAGGTAAATCGGTGGAACGACAGCATGGTACTGCGTGTCTGACTCAATACCCGTTCGAACGGCGATGGTTGCAGGTTTATGAGTGCTCATATGTGATTCCTTTCTACTTGATGACAGATGTCGTTCATGACTGTAGATCTCAGTCGATACGGATTGGACATGGCTGCTCACTTTACTGATTTTTTAATAAGACGTCAATACTTCTAGACGTCTATATGTCTTTGCTTGTAGCAGTAAATAAAGCTAAAATTAACACCTACTTTTTTTGATAATAATGACGAATTCCGGCAATGAGGGGAAGCAATGGCTGATTGGAATGGTGAATACATAAGTCCTTATGCTGAACATGGTAAGAAAAACGAGCAGGTCAAGAAAATTACGGTTTCTATCCCATTGAAAGTTCTCAAAGTATTGACTGATGAACGGACAAGACGCCAGATCAATAATTTACGTCATGCAACAAATAGTGAGCTTTTGTGTGAGGCGTTTTTACATGCATATACTGGTCAGCCTTTGCCGACGGATGAAGATCTGCGTAAAGATCGCCCGGATGATATTCCCACTGAAGCAAAAGCAATCATGACCGAAATGGGTATTGAATTTGAATCTTATGATGATTAATTCACAGGGGGCGGACTTCTCAGGTTGATAAAGTGTTTTCCGTCATGCTGGCTGATTTGGACGTATTGCTTTAACCTCAGAGAATATGAAATCAATTTCTTCAACAAAGGAAACAATACATCAGGTTGGTTGTTTCCTTTGCAGATAAGGGACGTCTGATATGATCTATGTGCACTACCTTGAACAATCTCGGGCATTACGTGTGGTTTGGTTGTTGGAAGCGCTCGAACTCGAATATGAAGTGGTTCATTATAGCCGGGACCCAAAGACTTGGGGGGCCCCGGAATCTTTGAAGGCGGTTCATCCGTTAGGCAAGTCTCCGATGATTGTTGATGGCGAACACACGATTGCCGAGTCAGGCGCTATTATCGAGTATCTGCTCGATACCTATGACCACCAACGCCGTTTCCGGCCAGAATCAGGGCAAGCTTTACTGGATTATCGCTATTGGTTGCATGCCGCTGAAGGTTCTTTCATGATGTGGCTGGTGATGCGGCTGATCTTTATCAAATCGAGAGAAAAACTGCCATTTTTGTTACGTCCATTGATAGGTTCTTTTCTCAACAAGATGGATCAGATAGTGATTGAGCCTCGAGTCTCTACTTTCTTGCGTTATATTGATGATACGCTTGCGCAACGTTCATGGTTTGCCGGAGAGCAGCTCAGTGGTGCCGACTTTCAGATGCATCTGGTCTTACAGCTTGCTGATATGCGGGCGGATTTGTCTGCCTATCCCAATATTCAACGCTATCATCAACAGGTTGTTCAACTGGCGAGCTATCAGCAAGCACTGCAAAAGATCCCTGATTGAATCAAAAATTTAAATGCAAGTGATAAAAAGAGGATACACATCGTGTATCCTCTTTTTGTATCTGTGATGTTCTGCCTGTTTGTTCGATTAATCTTGCATATAGCCTTCAGGCATTGAAATCCGAGCAACGCCTGAATCAACAGCGGCTTGCGCAACAGCTCTGGCGACTCGTGGCAACAGCCGTGGATCCATCGGTTTAGGAATAATGTACTCGGGACCGAATGAGAGGCTGTCGATACCAGCTGCTGTCAGCACTTCTGCCGGCACATCTTCTTTGGCAAGTTGGCGGATCGCTTCAACTGCTGCAATTTTCATTTCATCGTTAATTTCGCTGGCTCGAATATCCAGTGCGCCACGGAAAATGAACGGGAAGCAGAGAACATTGTTGACCTGATTTGGGTAGTCAGAACGCCCTGTTCCCATGATTAAATCGTTGCGGACTTGGTAAGCCAGTTCTGGTTTGATTTCTGGGTCTGGGTTTGAGCAAGCAAATACGATTGGTTTTTCAGCCATCAATGCTAATGCTTCCGGTGGCAGGAGGTTCGGGCCGGAAACACCAAGGAATAGGTCAGCATCTTGAATGACATCTTCTAAGGTTCTCTTATCTGTATTATTAGCAAATAACTGTTTGTGCTCATTCAGATCTGTACGACGGGTGTGAATCACACCTTTGCGGTCCAGCATATAGATCTTCTCACGCATGGCACCGCATTTGATCAACAGTTCCATACAGGCTACGGCTGCTGCACCAGCGCCCAGACAAACGATCGTACACTCCTTCAGGTCCTTTCCCTGTAGCTCAATTGCATTGAGCATGCCTGCCGCAGTGACGATTGCTGTACCATGTTGATCATCATGAAATACGGGGACGTCACAACGTTCGATAAGACGTCGTTCGATATCAAAGCAATCCGGTGCTTTGATATCTTCCAGATTAATGCCACCAAAAGTATCAGCAATATTTGCAACCGTCTCGACGAACTCATCAATGGTACGGTGTTTCACTTGAATGTCGAACGAGTCCAGACCTGCGAATCGTTTGAAAAGCAATGCTTTTCCTTCCATGACTGGTTTGGATGCCATCGGCCCTAGATTACCTAACCCAAGGATAGCTGTCCCGTTAGAGATAACGGCGACGGTGTTTCCTTTCGCTGTATATTTGTAAATATTATCGACATCCTGCGCAATCTCACGGACAGGCTCGGCAACACCAGGACTATAGGCTAAAGCGAGATCCGTAGCCGTGTCGGCTGGTTTGGTGAGTGTGATCGCGATTTTTCCTGCGGTTGGAATGGCGTGATAATCCAAAGCTTTCTGGCGAAATGCTTGTTCGGGAGTTAAATCTTGGTGGTTGTCTTCAGACATAGGGTCGTGTCTCGTTGTCATGTTGATAGGGAAAGAAACTGTATTCTAATGGATGTCTGGGAAGCTGCCTAGGCGTTCATGGTATTATGTGTTTAAAAATTGCATAAATATGTAGAGGTAGGAGGAGTTTATGCTGATATATTCTGTTTTATGCAACAATCACGTTGATGTCACAAAGATGCCAGTCTATCAATAGAGAGTCAGGAATCGCTTGGTGTGTCTTGCGTCGGGGGAAATCATAGGCGTTTGGGAAAATAAAAAGGACACGCAATGGTGTCCTTTTTGAAATTCTCAGCGAAGAGAGATTATTTTTTGCCGCTGCTAAGCGCACCGAAACGCTTGTTGAAGCGATCTACACGACCACCGGTATCAACGATACGTTGTTTACCAGTATAGAATGGGTGACATTTGTCACAAACATCCAAGTGCAGAGAATCTTTGTTCAGTGTTGTTTTGAATTCGAAAGCGTTGCCGCAAGAACATGTTGCGCTTACAACTTTGTATTCTGGATGGATACCAGTTTTCATGGGAGAACCTCAAAATCGGGCCATGTCGCTATCCGGATCGTTGCCGGACACCACATGTCAGTTAATCATATCGTCTTACATCGGTTGTGATACGGGCTCCGTATCATCAAGGCGCGCTATATTAAAGAATCCATGAGCGGTGATCAACTAGTTTTGCTGTTATTTTCACCATTCTTATTGCTGTCTCGAATTTCACGATAGCTTCGATTAGACTGTTGTCCATTATTTTTACATCTGATGTTCAGTGATATGCATCCATCCATTGCCCGAGTGGCATTACCTGTCCCTTTAGATAAGCAGTTCGACTATCTGATACCAGCGCATTGTCAGCCTGTGATCGGTGGGCGGGTATCCGTGCCGTTTGGGCGACAGACATTGATTGGTATTGTGGTCGCACTTGGCGATGACTCTGAGATGAGTCCTGATGTGCTGAAACCGATTCGCTCTGTGTTGGATGAGCAGCCGATCTGGCCAGCCAGTCTATTTCGACTCTTTACTTGGTGCAGTCAATATTATCAATATCCACTCGGCGATACCTTGTCAAATGCGTTACCCGCGGCATTGAGAAAAGGGAAAGCCGCTGATTTTGCGACTTTGCGAGAGTGGAGCCTGACATCGGCCGGACGAGATAAGCTGATGCAGGGGCTTGGCCGTGCCGTTCAGCAGGCTAAGGTGCTGCGTTTGCTCGAAAACGGTACACAAAGTCATCAAGTCTTCATCGATGAAGAGATTAGTCGTCAGGTCTTGAACACGCTTGAGGACAAAGGGTGGATTGAAGCGATTGACAGAAAACCAGATCGTCAACCGTGGCCTCAGTTACTGGAAGACGAAGATGAAAAGCCGCAACTCAATATGGAACAGTCCGTTGCGATTGCAACAATCAACAGCCAGCACGAATTTGGTTGCTACTTATTGGAAGGTGTGACTGGCTCGGGAAAAACGGAAGTTTACCTGAACTTGATTGCTCCGGTCTTGAAGCAAGGAAAGCAAGCTTTGGTTCTGGTGCCCGAAATTGGTTTAACGCCACAGACGATTCAGCGTTTTCGCTCACGCTTTATGGTGCCTGTGGTCGTGATGCATTCCGGGCTCAATGAAACGGAAAGACTCAATGCATGGTTGTCTGCCCGCGATGGTCATGCGGGAGTGATCATTGGCACACGTTCTGCGCTGTTTACACCGTTTTCTGATTTGGGAATCATCATTGTTGATGAAGAACATGATACCTCATATAAACAGCAAGATAGCTTACGGTATCATGCACGGGATGTCG contains these protein-coding regions:
- a CDS encoding malic enzyme-like NAD(P)-binding protein → MSEDNHQDLTPEQAFRQKALDYHAIPTAGKIAITLTKPADTATDLALAYSPGVAEPVREIAQDVDNIYKYTAKGNTVAVISNGTAILGLGNLGPMASKPVMEGKALLFKRFAGLDSFDIQVKHRTIDEFVETVANIADTFGGINLEDIKAPDCFDIERRLIERCDVPVFHDDQHGTAIVTAAGMLNAIELQGKDLKECTIVCLGAGAAAVACMELLIKCGAMREKIYMLDRKGVIHTRRTDLNEHKQLFANNTDKRTLEDVIQDADLFLGVSGPNLLPPEALALMAEKPIVFACSNPDPEIKPELAYQVRNDLIMGTGRSDYPNQVNNVLCFPFIFRGALDIRASEINDEMKIAAVEAIRQLAKEDVPAEVLTAAGIDSLSFGPEYIIPKPMDPRLLPRVARAVAQAAVDSGVARISMPEGYMQD
- the rpmE gene encoding 50S ribosomal protein L31; amino-acid sequence: MKTGIHPEYKVVSATCSCGNAFEFKTTLNKDSLHLDVCDKCHPFYTGKQRIVDTGGRVDRFNKRFGALSSGKK